The following are encoded in a window of Brevibacillus ruminantium genomic DNA:
- a CDS encoding methyl-accepting chemotaxis protein, with product MKLGARMLIALLLAGIVPLTAAGVFSYSQTKRELLEGSAATLEALRNSNKEQVENYFRERSKNLETLAASGAVIEAIPIFGTVWQEGPESSSYQEVEQDRGKELKMEVARYGFANAYLLNEKGDIIFETKRQSDFGTNLVDGPYSGSILGLTVAKAAKGLSLELSDVNRYEPSGEEPSLFMSVPVFDKGTVIGHLAAEVPLDYISRQLNRREGLGATGKVYLIGIDKLMRTALDHESGVSTLLQQRVETDVSEKVLFSKEPTGTQQAVDYRGEQVLVSYDQVKVGKLTWAILAEMDMAEIMAGPNKILKGILLFNGIVLILIVITASATAAWLRRSFAGMLEVARRIGQGDFTCMVPPALLKRKDELGELARSLFAMRAQLHDILVQVQHASHSVTESVREIHGNTGEIASSSQQIVQVVDQVATTADQQVDQLGHTVLLAEDLTKAVTGVTGNVEQVAISSREMRTHAEAGREAIEAVVSSMDRIQSAVEATTQVIHGLELRSREISQIIGAITEIASQTNLLALNASIEAARAGEHGRGFAVVANEVRKLAEGSNEAAQQIVRMIHDVQVSIVAAVEKMEEGRRTVTDGSLTARQSGELFERIENNILRVSAEMEGVRLAFARIAPDAQKVVAVAQEVSTASTEAAAGVQSISAAVEEQSAAMEMIASSADQLTSLADTLRESLAAFRLDLKS from the coding sequence ATGAAACTAGGGGCTCGGATGCTGATTGCTTTATTGCTCGCAGGGATTGTACCGCTAACGGCAGCAGGGGTATTCTCCTATTCTCAGACAAAACGAGAACTGTTGGAGGGTAGTGCCGCCACTTTGGAGGCACTTCGGAATAGCAATAAAGAGCAGGTGGAAAATTATTTTCGTGAACGTTCGAAAAATTTGGAAACCTTAGCTGCATCCGGCGCTGTCATCGAAGCAATCCCGATCTTTGGCACGGTCTGGCAAGAAGGGCCAGAGTCTAGCTCCTATCAGGAGGTTGAACAAGACAGGGGAAAAGAGTTGAAAATGGAGGTAGCCCGCTACGGCTTTGCCAATGCCTATCTGCTGAACGAAAAAGGGGATATCATTTTCGAGACCAAACGTCAGTCTGATTTTGGCACCAATCTGGTCGATGGTCCGTACAGCGGCTCGATCTTGGGCTTAACGGTAGCAAAGGCGGCAAAAGGGCTTAGTTTGGAACTGTCCGACGTCAACAGATATGAGCCTTCCGGCGAAGAACCTTCCCTTTTTATGTCGGTTCCTGTATTCGATAAAGGAACGGTCATCGGACATTTGGCTGCCGAGGTGCCGCTTGATTACATCTCCCGCCAGTTGAACAGGAGAGAAGGGCTGGGCGCCACAGGCAAAGTATACCTGATCGGGATTGACAAGCTGATGAGGACTGCCCTAGACCACGAGAGCGGAGTGTCCACCCTGCTGCAGCAGCGGGTCGAGACAGATGTGTCAGAGAAGGTCCTGTTCTCGAAAGAGCCAACCGGTACACAGCAAGCGGTTGACTATCGCGGTGAACAAGTGCTGGTATCCTATGACCAGGTCAAAGTGGGCAAGCTGACGTGGGCGATCTTGGCAGAGATGGACATGGCCGAAATCATGGCTGGTCCCAACAAGATTTTAAAAGGCATCCTGTTGTTTAATGGAATCGTATTGATTCTCATCGTCATTACTGCATCAGCCACTGCTGCCTGGCTTCGCCGCTCGTTTGCAGGCATGCTGGAGGTAGCCAGAAGAATTGGCCAGGGAGATTTCACCTGTATGGTGCCGCCCGCTCTTTTGAAGCGAAAGGATGAGCTGGGAGAGCTTGCCCGATCCCTGTTTGCCATGCGGGCACAATTGCATGATATTTTGGTCCAGGTGCAGCATGCTTCTCACTCGGTTACCGAGTCTGTGCGTGAGATTCATGGGAATACGGGGGAAATCGCATCTTCCAGCCAGCAGATCGTTCAGGTTGTGGATCAGGTGGCGACTACTGCCGATCAGCAGGTGGACCAGTTGGGTCATACCGTTCTTTTGGCCGAAGATTTGACGAAAGCGGTTACAGGTGTGACAGGAAACGTCGAACAGGTCGCGATTTCCTCGCGAGAGATGCGCACCCATGCGGAAGCGGGACGTGAGGCGATTGAAGCCGTTGTGAGCAGCATGGATCGCATCCAAAGCGCCGTTGAAGCGACCACACAGGTGATTCACGGTTTGGAGCTGCGATCGCGGGAAATTTCCCAAATCATCGGAGCGATTACAGAGATCGCCAGTCAGACCAATCTGTTGGCGCTCAATGCCAGTATCGAAGCAGCCAGGGCGGGAGAGCACGGCAGGGGGTTTGCCGTCGTCGCCAACGAGGTTCGCAAGCTGGCTGAGGGAAGCAATGAAGCTGCGCAGCAGATCGTCAGGATGATACACGATGTCCAGGTGAGCATTGTGGCTGCTGTCGAGAAAATGGAGGAAGGAAGACGGACAGTCACGGACGGATCTCTTACCGCAAGACAGTCGGGAGAGCTGTTTGAGCGCATCGAAAACAATATTTTGCGCGTTTCTGCGGAGATGGAGGGCGTTCGCCTCGCCTTCGCCAGAATCGCGCCGGATGCACAAAAAGTCGTCGCCGTCGCTCAGGAGGTTTCGACAGCATCAACTGAAGCCGCAGCGGGCGTCCAGAGTATATCAGCCGCAGTGGAAGAGCAGAGCGCAGCCATGGAGATGATCGCCTCCTCGGCAGATCAATTGACTTCACTGGCTGACACATTGCGGGAGTCGCTGGCCGCATTCCGTCTGGATCTAAAATCGTAA